Proteins co-encoded in one Anguilla anguilla isolate fAngAng1 chromosome 16, fAngAng1.pri, whole genome shotgun sequence genomic window:
- the LOC118214948 gene encoding muscarinic acetylcholine receptor M4-like, translating to MTGTNSTGVDGLAPWNFSASMHNASGSSYPPNGSCGGHNSSGPCVEEAVGGDSSYKAVEMVFIALVTGSLSFVTVVGNILVMLSIKVNRHLQTVNNYFLFSLACADLIIGAFSMNLYTVYIIVGYWPLGPVVCDLWLALDYVVSNASVMNLLIISFDRYFCVTKPLTYPARRTTKMAGLMIAAAWLLSFVLWAPAILFWQFIVGERTVPARECYIQFLSNPAVTFGTAIAAFYLPVVIMTVLYIHISLASRSRVKKQKPEAKKEKSPRTGGLLKAHILRQNNNDSSKLGAESVRNGTLEESASAKADSGAQPEEKDSSNESSTASIPPKDAKGRADSMVTSESAAPAPAPAPAADPAPNPSLLKINPASKWSKIKIVTKQAGEECLTAIEIVPPDGGENSSIPVARPQTVARKFASIARTQVKRKRQMAAREKKVTKTIFAILLAFIITWTPYNVMVLINTFCQSCVPDTVWAIGYWLCYVNSTINPACYALCNATFKKTFKNLLMCQYKNIAAR from the coding sequence CCTCCATGCACAATGCGTCTGGAAGCTCCTACCCACCCAACGGCAGCTGCGGCGGTCACAACAGCAGCGGCCCCTGCGTGGAGGAAGCTGTCGGGGGGGACAGCTCCTACAAGGCGGTGGAGATGGTCTTCATCGCCTTGGTGACGGGGTCGCTCAGCTTCGTCACAGTTGTAGGGAACATCCTGGTGATGCTCTCCATCAAGGTCAACCGCCACCTCCAGACGGTCAACAACTACTTCCTGTTCAGCCTGGCGTGTGCAGACCTCATCATCGGGGCGTTCTCCATGAACCTCTACACGGTTTACATCATCGTCGGGTACTGGCCCCTGGGGCCTGTAGTTTGCGATCTGTGGCTGGCGCTGGACTATGTGGTCAGCAACGCCTCGGTGATGAACCTGCTCATCATCAGCTTTGACCGCTACTTCTGCGTCACCAAGCCGCTGACCTACCCGGCCCGGCGCACCACTAAGATGGCCGGGCTGATGATCGCGGCAGCCTGGCTCCTGTCCTTCGTCCTCTGGGCCCCCGCCATCCTCTTCTGGCAGTTCATCGTGGGAGAGCGCACGGTCCCCGCGAGGGAGTGCTACATCCAGTTCCTGTCCAACCCCGCCGTCACCTTCGGCACCGCCATCGCCGCCTTCTACCTGCCCGTGGTCATCATGACCGTGCTCTACATCCACATCTCGCTGGCCAGCCGCAGCCGCGTGAAGAAGCAGAAGCCGGAGGCCAAGAAGGAGAAGTCGCCGAGGACCGGCGGCCTGCTCAAGGCCCACATCCTTCGGCAGAACAACAACGACTCCTCCAAGCTGGGCGCGGAGTCTGTGAGGAACGGCACGCTGGAGGAGTCCGCCTCTGCCAAGGCCGACTCCGGTGCCCAGCCAGAGGAGAAGGACAGCTCCAATGAGTCCAGCACAGCCAGCATCCCCCCCAAAGACGCCAAAGGCAGAGCCGACAGCATGGTCACCTCAGAGAgcgctgcccccgcccccgccccggcaCCAGCCGccgaccccgcccccaacccctccctcctcaaAATAAACCCCGCCTCCAAGTGGTCCAAGATAAAGATCGTCACTAAGCAGGCTGGGGAGGAGTGCCTGACCGCCATCGAGATCGTCCCGCCCGACGGTGGCGAGAACAGCAGCATCCCTGTGGCCCGGCCGCAGACTGTGGCCCGTAAGTTCGCCAGCATCGCTAGGACACAGGTGAAGAGGAAGCGGCAGATGGCGGCTAGGGAGAAGAAGGTCACCAAAACCATCTTCGCCATCCTGCTGGCCTTCATCATAACCTGGACCCCGTACAACGTCATGGTGCTCATCAACACCTTCTGCCAGTCCTGCGTGCCCGACACGGTCTGGGCCATCGGCTATTGGCTCTGCTACGTCAACAGCACGATCAACCCCGCCTGCTATGCACTCTGCAATGCCACTTTCAAAAAGACATTCAAGAACCTCCTCATGTGTCAGTACAAAAACATTGCCGCTAGATAA